A window of Mobiluncus massiliensis genomic DNA:
CGGTTTTGCAGGTGAACGGCGGGCGACCGCTGCAGGGCGAGATAACCGTGCGGGGAGCCAAGAACCTGGTCCCCAAAGCCATGGTGGCGTCGTTGCTCTCCCCGGAAACATCCCAGCTGGCGTCCGTGCCGGACATACGCGATGTCGAAGTGGTCACGAAACTGTTGAACCTGCACGGGGTTGAGGTCGATTTCGACAAAACCGAGGGCGTGCTGACGATGAACCCCGTCAAGGTCGCGGCGGCTTCGGTGCAAGACGTCGACCGACACGCCGGCTCGTCGCGTATCCCCATCCTGCTGTGCGGGCCGCTGCTACACCGCCTGGGGGAGGCGATTATTCCGAATCTGGGCGGGTGCAATATCGGCGGGCGGCCCATCGATTTTCACCTCAATACTTTGCGGGCTTTCGGTGCGGAAGTCGACAAACTACCCAATGGCATCCACCTTTCCGCACCAAATGGCCTGGAGGGTACGAAAGTTGAGCTGCCTTATCCCAGCGTGGGAGCCACCGAACAAACCCTGCTGACCGCGGTGCGGGCGCGGGGCATCACCGAGCTGCGCGGGGCGGCGGTGGAACCCGAAATCATGGATTTGGTCGCTATCCTGCAAAAAATGGGCGCGATTATTTCCGTGGACACCGACCGGGTCATCCGCATCGAAGGTGTCGATGAGCTGCGCGGATTCACCCACACCGCCCTGCCGGATCGGATTGAGGCGGCTTCGTGGGCTTCCGCGGCGCTGGTCACCGGCGGGGACATCACGGTCAAGGGCGCTCGCCAGGCTGACATGATGACGTTCCTCAACACGTTCCGCAAGGTCGGCGGGGATTTCGACATCACCGAGGACTCGATTCGATTCCGGCGCGGCACCCAGGGTGATCTGAAGTCGATTGTGCTGGAAACCAATGTTCACCCCGGTTTTATGACCGACTGGCAGCAGCCGCTGGTGGTGGCGTTGACGCAGGCTCAAGGTTTGTCGATTGTGCACGAGACCGTGTACGAAAATCGTTTCGGTTTCACTGAGGCACTGCGCCGGATGGGTGCGCATATTCAGGTTTACCGCGAGTGTTTGGGCGGACTGCGGTGCCGTTTCGGGGCACGGAACTTTTACCATTCCGCGGTTATTTCCGGGCCGACCCCGCTGCACGGCACGGACATCGAGGTTCCGGATTTGCGTGGCGGTTTTTCGCACCTCATTGCGGCTTTGGCGGCGCAGGGAGTCTCGAATGTTTCCGGAGTGGACATCATCAACCGCGGCTACGAAAACTTCATGAACAAGCTAAAAGCTTTGGATGCACAGGTGGAGCTGCACTCATGACGAAATCTTCCAATCCTGACCGCACCAGGCTGGTCGCGCAGTTTTCCCGTCCCTTTCGGTTGAACCGGGCGGGCCGTCCCGCGATGGGATGGGTGTATTTCTGGGCTTCACTGCCGGTGCGTGCGGTGCTGATAGCGCTGATGAAGCGGCACTATGCCGGGGTGGAAAACCTGCCTGAAAGCGGCGGATTTATTGCCGTGTCCAATCACGTCACGGAAATCGACTCGGTGACGTTTTCGCACTTCCTGGTGGCTAATCACTATTCCCCGCGAATGCTCATGAAAGAAGAAATGATGCACTGGCCGGTGGTGGGCTTTTGCGCCCGGCACTCGCGGATGATTCCGGTGTTTCGGGAAACCACCCATGCGGCAGATTCCCTGATTGCCGCCAAAGCTGCCCTGAAAGTCGGAGAGTGCGTGGGAATGTTTCCGGAAGGAACCCTCACTCGTGACCCCGACTTGTGGCCGATGAAAGGCCACACCGGCGCGGCACGATTGGCGTTGGAAACCCAGGTTCCGGTGGTGCCCGTCGCCCAGTGGGGGGCACACAAGACCCTGGCGCCCTACGGAAAACTGCACTGGCCACCCCGTGGTCGAGTGTCGCTGGTGGCAGGTCCCCCCGTCGACTTGAGCGACCTCTACGGGAAACAGGACGATCACGAGGCCGTGACGGAGGCGACCCGGCGGATTATGGCTGACCTGACCGACCTTCTGCGGGGTCTGCGACCTGGTGAAGAACCCCCCGTGAAAGTGTGGGACATGAAAGTCGACGGCGACCGCTACGGACGTAAGAAAAAACGTCCCAAAGGCGGGAAAAAGTCGCGTTAGACCTGTTGGAATACCCGGAACAGAAAGGGGGCGAGCGTTGCGAAACTTCGACGATGATGCCGAAGACACCGGTATCTGGGACAAGAGAACCAAAAAAACCGTGATTGGCGCTTTCATTTTCTTTGCCGCCGGATTGTTCCTGGCGTGGGAATTTGGCAATATCAATGGCAATAATCCAGAGCAGCGTCCCGCCGACGCGGCCGCTCGTGAGGAAACCTATTGGAAACAGATTACTTTCCTGAACCCCGGTTTCCCCGCTGAACTGCGCAAAGAAGTCACCAAAATGGGATGGCGGGCGTGTGGAAAGCTGGAATCCGGCTGGGATCCCACTCGGGTGCTGGCATTCATTGCCGAAAGCGACAACGGCTCCGGGTCGGACAAGCTGCCGATGCCGGCCACCCAGGTGCAATTCTGGATTGGGGTGGAGCAATCCGCAGCGATGTCCCTGTGTCCCGAACAGGAATCGAAACTAGACGGTTGGCTGGAAAACTTTGCCCCCAAACCGGCTCCTACGCCTACGGTAACTGAGCCAGCCTAAAGGAATTCAAGAAAAACCCCCGAAAGGACTAAAGTTTTACCCATGAGTGAAGGCGAACAAAAGACCCGGGTAGCGGTTATTTTCGGTGGACGCAGCGGGGAACACTCGATTTCTTGCGCCACGGCAGCGGGTGTACTCGACCATATCGACCGCACGCGTTTTGAACCGATACCAATCGGAATCACCAAGGCCGGAGCGTGGGTGTTGATGCCTGATGAGTCCGATTCGCTGCGTCTCCAGGACGGGCAGGGTGCTGAGATTGAGGATAACGGGACTTTCGTGGCGTTAGTGCCGCAAAACCAGCATTTATTCTTTTGGGATTCCCGCACCCCCAGCGCTCCCATCAAGGACCTGGGCCGTGTTGACGTGGTGATGCCGCTGCTACACGGACCTTACGGAGAGGACGGGACGATTCAGGGTCTGTGTGAGATGGTTGGCGTGCCCTATACCGGTTGCGGGGTGGGCGCCTCCTCTAACGGAATGGACAAGGGGTGTGCGAAAGTTCTGTTGGAACACGGGGGGATTCCCGTGGGACGCTACCACGTCATCACGGACTTTGATTGGCGCCACCGCGCGGACGAAGTCCCGGCTCCGATTCTGTCGTGGGGGTTGCCGGTCTTTGTGAAGCCGGCGCGTGCCGGGTCTTCCTTAGGGGTCACAAGGGTGGATTCGTGGCAGGACTTTGAGGCTGCGGTCGTCGCCGCTCGCCGCCACGACCCGAAAGTTATCGTGGAAGCCGCGGTGCAGGGCGCTCGTGAAGTTGAGTGTGCTGTTTTGGAGGGGCGTGCCGGGGGAGCCCCCCGCACCACCCCGCCGGGGGAAGTCGTGATGGTTTCCACTCCTGGAATGTACGATTTCCAATCCAAGTATTTTGCCAACGAGGCTGTGCGATTGCAGATTCCAGCCCAGATTCCCGCCGGTGTCGCGACGCAGATTCAAAACTATGCCCGCCAGGCTTTCCAGCTTTTAGGCGGGGAGGGCCTGAGCCGAGTGGACTTTTTCTATGTGCCCGATACCGGGGAAATCATCCTCAACGAAGTCAACACCATGCCCGGAATGACGCCCTATTCCCTGTATCCGGGAATGTGGGAGAACGTGGGACTGTCCTACACCGACCTGGTCACTGAGCTGATTGAGCTGGCTTTGGCTCACCCGCAAGGGTTACGGTGAGGCGGACGTAGCTATCGTCCCGCCCGGAGCGGACCCCTCAGCCGAAACTACAGATAGAATGAATATGAATCGAAAGGACAACGATGTCAGATAATAAAGTCATTTTGGTGATGAGCTCCGAAACTCCGCAAGGATTGGCAGGTGACCAGGACTTATGTGATGCTTTGCGCGACCACGGAATCGAACCGGTCATGCGCAGCTGGGACGACCCCAGCGTGGATTGGTCAGAAGGTCGGTTCGCAGTGTTGCGTTCGACCCCGAACTATGCGCATCGCCGCGAGGAGTTTCTCAAGTGGGCGCATTCCGTACCAAAGTTGCTGAACACCCCCGAAATCTTGGAATGGAACACGGATAAGCACTACCTGCGCGAGCTACAAAAGTTGGGGATGCCCATCATTCCGACGACTTGGCTGGAACCCGAACGAAACCTCACTAAACATCAGGTTCACTCCCGTTTCCCCGCCTTCGGCGACTTCGTGGTGAAGCCGACCATCTCCAGCGGGGGGCGCGGCGTGGGACGCTACACTTCGACTTCCGCCAATTCGCGGCG
This region includes:
- the murA gene encoding UDP-N-acetylglucosamine 1-carboxyvinyltransferase; the encoded protein is MSVLQVNGGRPLQGEITVRGAKNLVPKAMVASLLSPETSQLASVPDIRDVEVVTKLLNLHGVEVDFDKTEGVLTMNPVKVAAASVQDVDRHAGSSRIPILLCGPLLHRLGEAIIPNLGGCNIGGRPIDFHLNTLRAFGAEVDKLPNGIHLSAPNGLEGTKVELPYPSVGATEQTLLTAVRARGITELRGAAVEPEIMDLVAILQKMGAIISVDTDRVIRIEGVDELRGFTHTALPDRIEAASWASAALVTGGDITVKGARQADMMTFLNTFRKVGGDFDITEDSIRFRRGTQGDLKSIVLETNVHPGFMTDWQQPLVVALTQAQGLSIVHETVYENRFGFTEALRRMGAHIQVYRECLGGLRCRFGARNFYHSAVISGPTPLHGTDIEVPDLRGGFSHLIAALAAQGVSNVSGVDIINRGYENFMNKLKALDAQVELHS
- a CDS encoding lysophospholipid acyltransferase family protein, coding for MTKSSNPDRTRLVAQFSRPFRLNRAGRPAMGWVYFWASLPVRAVLIALMKRHYAGVENLPESGGFIAVSNHVTEIDSVTFSHFLVANHYSPRMLMKEEMMHWPVVGFCARHSRMIPVFRETTHAADSLIAAKAALKVGECVGMFPEGTLTRDPDLWPMKGHTGAARLALETQVPVVPVAQWGAHKTLAPYGKLHWPPRGRVSLVAGPPVDLSDLYGKQDDHEAVTEATRRIMADLTDLLRGLRPGEEPPVKVWDMKVDGDRYGRKKKRPKGGKKSR
- a CDS encoding DUF732 domain-containing protein; this encodes MRNFDDDAEDTGIWDKRTKKTVIGAFIFFAAGLFLAWEFGNINGNNPEQRPADAAAREETYWKQITFLNPGFPAELRKEVTKMGWRACGKLESGWDPTRVLAFIAESDNGSGSDKLPMPATQVQFWIGVEQSAAMSLCPEQESKLDGWLENFAPKPAPTPTVTEPA
- a CDS encoding D-alanine--D-alanine ligase family protein, translating into MSEGEQKTRVAVIFGGRSGEHSISCATAAGVLDHIDRTRFEPIPIGITKAGAWVLMPDESDSLRLQDGQGAEIEDNGTFVALVPQNQHLFFWDSRTPSAPIKDLGRVDVVMPLLHGPYGEDGTIQGLCEMVGVPYTGCGVGASSNGMDKGCAKVLLEHGGIPVGRYHVITDFDWRHRADEVPAPILSWGLPVFVKPARAGSSLGVTRVDSWQDFEAAVVAARRHDPKVIVEAAVQGAREVECAVLEGRAGGAPRTTPPGEVVMVSTPGMYDFQSKYFANEAVRLQIPAQIPAGVATQIQNYARQAFQLLGGEGLSRVDFFYVPDTGEIILNEVNTMPGMTPYSLYPGMWENVGLSYTDLVTELIELALAHPQGLR
- a CDS encoding glutathione synthetase, translating into MSDNKVILVMSSETPQGLAGDQDLCDALRDHGIEPVMRSWDDPSVDWSEGRFAVLRSTPNYAHRREEFLKWAHSVPKLLNTPEILEWNTDKHYLRELQKLGMPIIPTTWLEPERNLTKHQVHSRFPAFGDFVVKPTISSGGRGVGRYTSTSANSRREAIEHAMDLLSAGSGVMIQRYLEEVETQGEVSIVYYNGVISHTVQKGAMLHAACEGPEPEQIVTARYSSQEEWGWGEQVRRYIHDYIKLTSEHDTQVLYDRIDMVADGKGSYYVMEISLVEGNLYLDSAREAVEHFADAIIQRYYW